The following proteins are encoded in a genomic region of Clostridium kluyveri:
- the plsX gene encoding phosphate acyltransferase PlsX, giving the protein MIIAVDGMGGDFAPYAVVEGIVEAVKEQDINIIITGKKELIEAELKKYEYEREKIRILDTREVITTSESPVMALRRKKDSSLVKALQLVKEGKADAAISAGSTGALMSGATLIVGRIKGIERVALAPMIPGKNGAFMIIDTGANVDCKPHYLLQFSLMGKIYFENVLKIKEPSIGLVNIGTEEEKGNELTKNTYKLLKDMNFNFVGNVEPREATNGDVNILVCDGFVGNTILKTYEGVSLNLIHMIKEEIMKSTTSKLAGVFLKPVFKKIKSRLDYSEYGGSAFLGCKGICVKAHGSSNGKAFKNAIKQAVICYDNEVIDKIKFEIEKIYNREE; this is encoded by the coding sequence ATGATAATTGCTGTGGATGGCATGGGAGGAGACTTTGCACCTTATGCAGTAGTAGAAGGTATAGTTGAGGCAGTTAAGGAACAGGATATAAATATAATTATAACGGGAAAAAAGGAACTTATTGAAGCAGAATTAAAAAAATATGAATATGAAAGAGAAAAAATACGTATTTTAGATACTAGAGAAGTTATAACCACTTCTGAATCTCCAGTAATGGCATTAAGGAGAAAAAAAGATTCAAGTTTAGTTAAGGCTCTTCAACTTGTAAAGGAAGGAAAGGCAGATGCAGCTATATCCGCAGGAAGTACCGGGGCTCTTATGTCTGGTGCAACCTTGATTGTGGGAAGAATTAAAGGGATAGAAAGAGTAGCACTTGCACCTATGATACCAGGTAAAAATGGAGCTTTTATGATTATAGATACAGGGGCTAATGTGGATTGTAAACCCCATTATCTTTTACAGTTTTCACTTATGGGAAAAATATATTTTGAAAATGTACTTAAAATAAAAGAACCTTCCATAGGTCTTGTAAATATAGGAACAGAAGAAGAGAAGGGCAATGAATTGACTAAAAATACCTATAAGCTTTTAAAAGATATGAATTTCAATTTTGTAGGCAATGTGGAACCTAGAGAGGCTACAAATGGAGATGTAAACATATTAGTTTGTGATGGATTTGTAGGAAATACAATTTTAAAAACCTATGAAGGAGTATCTTTGAATTTAATTCATATGATAAAAGAGGAAATTATGAAATCAACCACAAGTAAGCTGGCAGGTGTTTTTTTAAAGCCTGTTTTTAAAAAGATAAAAAGCAGGTTAGACTATTCAGAATATGGAGGCTCTGCTTTTTTAGGCTGCAAGGGAATATGTGTAAAAGCACATGGGAGTTCTAATGGAAAGGCTTTTAAAAATGCAATAAAACAGGCAGTAATATGTTATGATAATGAGGTTATAGATAAAATAAAGTTTGAAATAGAAAAAATATATAATAGAGAAGAATAG
- the acpP gene encoding acyl carrier protein yields MIFEKIQKIISEQLGIDSEEISLESSFIDDLGADSLDIVELIMAVETEFDLEIPDEEAEKVKIVGDVVDYIKAHTEE; encoded by the coding sequence ATGATTTTTGAAAAGATACAGAAAATAATATCCGAGCAGTTGGGTATAGATTCAGAGGAAATAAGTTTGGAATCATCTTTTATTGACGATTTAGGTGCAGATTCACTTGATATAGTTGAATTAATAATGGCTGTAGAAACAGAGTTTGATCTAGAAATACCTGATGAAGAAGCGGAAAAGGTGAAAATAGTAGGAGATGTAGTTGATTACATAAAAGCTCATACTGAGGAATAG
- the rnc gene encoding ribonuclease III, whose product MEKVNYFEEVEKTLNISFNDKELIDTALTHSSYANGKKGVKFNERMEFLGDSVLQLCISEYLFLIYKSKSEGELTKKRSLIVCENSLYEVAKKWNIGKYIKMSKGEEITGGRERTSILANCVEAIIAAIYIDSGYKKTKQFIIDSFKDIIEKAIKNQIVLDYKTNLQEIVQQDGDIHIEYMLIKYEGPPHRRKFYTKVCVANNVMGSGVGYTKKESEQNAAQDALKKLKSEDKWNKEGIDTNEK is encoded by the coding sequence ATGGAAAAGGTAAATTATTTTGAAGAAGTGGAAAAAACATTGAACATATCCTTTAATGATAAGGAATTAATAGATACGGCGTTAACGCATAGTTCCTATGCTAATGGAAAAAAAGGAGTGAAATTCAATGAAAGAATGGAGTTTTTAGGGGATTCTGTATTGCAGCTTTGTATATCTGAATATTTATTTTTAATATATAAGAGTAAGTCAGAAGGAGAACTCACTAAAAAGAGGTCATTGATAGTTTGTGAAAATTCTCTATATGAGGTAGCTAAAAAGTGGAATATTGGTAAATATATAAAAATGAGTAAAGGAGAGGAAATTACGGGGGGCAGGGAGAGAACCTCAATACTTGCAAATTGTGTTGAAGCTATTATTGCAGCTATTTATATAGATTCTGGATATAAAAAAACAAAACAATTTATAATAGACAGTTTTAAAGATATTATAGAAAAAGCTATAAAGAATCAAATAGTATTGGATTATAAGACCAATCTTCAGGAAATTGTACAGCAAGATGGAGATATACACATAGAATATATGCTCATAAAGTACGAAGGTCCTCCTCATAGGCGAAAATTTTATACCAAGGTTTGTGTAGCTAATAATGTGATGGGAAGTGGTGTAGGATATACTAAAAAGGAATCTGAACAAAATGCGGCCCAAGATGCTTTAAAAAAATTAAAGAGTGAGGACAAATGGAATAAAGAGGGGATAGATACAAATGAAAAATAA
- a CDS encoding elongator complex protein 3, with the protein MKNKHYIIPIFVPHEGCPHNCIFCDQRIITGNEQKVDVNFVRRTIEDYLKTIKRSTSKVEVSFFGGTFTAIPIDKQRELLGVAKEYKDEGHIDYIRLSTRPDYIDNYILDNLREYSVDIIELGIQSLDSDVLLKSGRGHSSEDVKYASYLVKKYGFVLGHQIMVGLPCDTFEKDIETVRNSISMKPDIYRIYPALVIKGTAMENMYKKKQYRPYRLSEAVDICKTLYCILRANKIKIIRIGLQPTENINLGKDVIAGPFHPAFRELVEGRIYNHIIEENIPVPYKGEITIEINNRDLSKLYANKKEYFKHMKEKFIHCSIKVVQDFSMGREALNIFGENFNKHIELNDYIINNYKNF; encoded by the coding sequence ATGAAAAATAAACATTATATAATACCCATATTTGTTCCCCATGAGGGATGCCCTCATAATTGTATTTTTTGTGATCAAAGGATAATTACTGGAAATGAACAAAAGGTGGATGTTAATTTTGTTAGGAGAACTATAGAAGACTATTTGAAAACCATAAAAAGAAGTACTTCTAAAGTGGAAGTATCTTTTTTTGGAGGGACTTTTACGGCTATACCCATAGATAAGCAGAGGGAATTATTAGGGGTAGCTAAAGAATATAAGGATGAAGGGCATATAGATTATATTCGTCTATCCACAAGGCCAGATTATATTGATAATTATATACTTGATAACCTAAGGGAGTATTCTGTGGATATAATAGAACTTGGCATACAGTCACTAGATAGTGATGTACTTCTTAAATCGGGAAGAGGACATTCTAGCGAAGATGTAAAATATGCATCTTATCTTGTGAAAAAATATGGATTTGTACTTGGACATCAAATTATGGTGGGATTACCCTGTGATACTTTTGAAAAGGATATTGAAACAGTGAGGAATTCAATAAGTATGAAGCCAGATATATACAGAATATATCCCGCTCTGGTGATAAAAGGAACCGCTATGGAGAATATGTATAAAAAGAAACAGTATAGACCCTATAGGCTCTCTGAAGCAGTGGATATATGCAAAACTTTATATTGTATTTTAAGAGCTAATAAAATAAAGATAATAAGGATAGGACTTCAACCTACAGAAAATATAAATTTAGGCAAGGATGTGATAGCAGGTCCTTTTCATCCTGCCTTTAGAGAACTGGTGGAAGGTAGAATTTATAACCACATCATAGAAGAAAATATACCTGTACCTTATAAAGGAGAAATAACTATTGAAATAAATAACAGAGACCTTTCCAAACTTTATGCAAATAAAAAGGAATATTTTAAGCATATGAAGGAAAAATTTATTCATTGTTCTATAAAAGTTGTACAAGATTTCTCCATGGGCAGAGAGGCTTTAAATATATTTGGGGAAAATTTCAATAAACATATAGAGTTGAATGATTATATAATAAATAATTATAAAAATTTTTAG
- a CDS encoding DUF4044 domain-containing protein: MKKNTRDKMLKVIIVLVVFMFVIGLLPMLF, from the coding sequence ATGAAGAAGAATACTAGGGATAAAATGTTAAAAGTAATAATAGTTTTAGTGGTATTTATGTTTGTAATTGGATTACTTCCAATGCTTTTTTAA
- the smc gene encoding chromosome segregation protein SMC, giving the protein MFLKTIEIKGFKSFADKTELLFTGGITSIVGPNGSGKSNISDAVRWVLGEQSVKTLRGGKMEDVIFAGTQFRKPLGLCQVSLTLDNEDKKLSLEYSNITVLRRLYRSGESEYYINNVQCRLRDIHELFMDTGIGREGYSIIGQGRIDALLSGKQEDRRLLLEEAAGIVKFRWRRSEAEKKLENTEVNLIRIEDILQTYEERLKPLELENKKADEFLRLSDELKDKEKAVLIYSLKKIQHKIDELESSIERITSSNRESHLELTKLKEDINGYNIRMENIVDESTRREKDYYDKRELINQGENKIKLLKQKIEDLEGNIKRNHLELKQIENDKIKKSEGITLQNQNLLELKNREKEVNISILDYENNIKKIEKDIYGRENICKKLKEDKIQYFSNISKLRSHIISIKKDGENIVEKIDKLKSSYESYSEAIIINSEKKNKLLGEISNIKKNISVYQNKIDENNSGILELTNILNLKENSLQKLNALHNTLEANYKMLVNFHKHYEGYNRTVKALMENIKNHKLDVPAQSCFLVGEIISLQKKFETCIEISLGNSISSVITKNEIIAKTIIKYLKDNKMGRATFLPISIIKGRKISNLHKFEDIKGFIGIASELVSYSKEFKDVLDYILGRTIICENIDNAFEIAKLAEYSFKIVTLSGDVVNSGGAITGGSLQKRSSNIIGRKREIEETLVKIENTKETLQVLNEDIRKVKSDKEKLHYQNEDFKEKIYSENIELTKLHQQNDTIEGETEKLIESRETANREIKMLYKNKETNLNELQEEEEKLKEYSKEEVKNDDYILKMEEELKEARKHITDLKESLTSLKVERAQISENILSGERELSRLHQEIKSMDVKNRSIVEEIKLSEEIIHKNKLNMYSNEKEVKDLKQYMEKLQENIEESHVKTIELKQKINDSNEKVDNLTLIINKKETSLHKIQLELTKLNSQKDNIYSRLKEDMNITCDGDIEYDVQIENLEEYKGKIVHLKSSISKLGVVNLGAIEEYKNLQEKIIFLSSQKEDLIKSKQELKKVIDAMTEKMKGVFKENFVKLKKNFNDTFRELFKGGSADLVLTKGDELTGNIDITVQPPGKKLQNINLMSGGEKGLSAIALLFAMLKIKPTPFCILDEIEASLDDANVLRYAEFLRKFSRDTQFIVITHRKGTMEVSDVLYGVTMEEKGVSKIISLKL; this is encoded by the coding sequence ATGTTCTTGAAAACTATTGAGATAAAAGGATTTAAGTCTTTTGCGGATAAAACGGAGTTACTATTTACAGGAGGAATCACATCTATAGTAGGCCCAAATGGAAGTGGAAAGAGCAATATTTCAGATGCGGTTAGATGGGTACTTGGAGAACAGAGTGTAAAAACTTTAAGGGGAGGCAAGATGGAAGATGTTATTTTTGCAGGTACGCAATTTAGAAAACCATTAGGTTTATGCCAGGTCTCTCTTACCCTAGACAATGAAGATAAAAAACTTTCTCTTGAGTATTCTAATATAACTGTTTTAAGGAGACTTTATAGGTCTGGAGAAAGTGAATATTATATAAATAATGTGCAGTGCAGGCTTCGAGATATCCATGAACTTTTCATGGATACAGGTATAGGAAGAGAAGGGTACTCTATAATAGGTCAGGGTAGAATAGACGCCTTGTTAAGTGGAAAACAGGAAGATAGAAGACTTCTTTTGGAAGAAGCTGCAGGTATTGTTAAATTTAGATGGAGAAGATCAGAGGCAGAGAAAAAGCTAGAGAATACAGAAGTAAATTTAATAAGAATAGAAGATATTCTACAGACCTATGAGGAAAGATTAAAACCCCTTGAACTAGAAAATAAAAAAGCTGATGAATTTTTAAGGCTATCTGATGAGTTAAAGGATAAGGAAAAAGCAGTACTTATATATTCTCTAAAAAAAATACAGCATAAAATAGATGAACTAGAGAGTTCTATAGAACGCATAACAAGCAGTAATAGAGAATCACATTTAGAGCTTACAAAATTAAAAGAGGATATAAATGGATATAATATAAGAATGGAAAATATTGTAGATGAAAGCACCAGACGTGAAAAGGATTATTATGATAAAAGAGAATTGATTAATCAGGGAGAGAATAAGATAAAACTTTTAAAACAAAAAATAGAGGATCTAGAAGGTAACATAAAAAGAAATCATTTGGAGTTAAAACAAATAGAAAATGATAAAATTAAAAAATCAGAAGGAATAACTCTGCAAAATCAAAATCTTTTAGAATTAAAAAATCGGGAAAAAGAAGTTAATATAAGTATATTGGACTATGAGAATAATATAAAAAAAATTGAAAAAGATATTTATGGCAGGGAAAATATATGTAAAAAGTTGAAAGAGGATAAAATACAGTATTTTAGTAATATTTCAAAGCTTAGGAGTCACATTATTTCAATTAAAAAAGATGGAGAAAATATTGTAGAAAAAATTGATAAATTAAAAAGTTCCTATGAAAGTTACAGTGAAGCCATTATAATAAATTCTGAGAAAAAAAATAAGCTACTTGGTGAAATTTCTAATATAAAAAAAAATATATCGGTTTACCAAAATAAGATTGATGAAAATAACAGTGGAATTTTAGAATTAACCAATATATTGAATCTTAAAGAGAATAGTCTGCAAAAACTAAATGCCCTGCATAATACATTGGAAGCAAATTATAAAATGCTTGTAAATTTTCATAAACACTACGAAGGGTATAATAGAACTGTAAAAGCACTTATGGAAAATATAAAAAACCATAAGCTGGATGTGCCTGCACAGAGTTGTTTTTTAGTGGGAGAAATAATAAGTTTGCAGAAAAAATTTGAAACTTGTATAGAAATTTCCTTGGGGAATAGTATATCCAGTGTAATAACTAAGAATGAAATTATAGCTAAAACTATTATAAAATATCTTAAAGATAATAAAATGGGTAGAGCTACTTTTTTGCCTATTTCTATAATTAAAGGGAGAAAAATTTCAAATTTACATAAATTTGAGGATATAAAAGGTTTTATTGGAATTGCTAGTGAATTGGTAAGTTACAGTAAGGAGTTTAAAGATGTTTTGGATTATATATTGGGAAGAACAATAATCTGTGAAAATATAGATAATGCTTTTGAAATAGCCAAATTAGCAGAATACAGCTTTAAAATAGTTACTTTATCCGGTGATGTAGTAAATTCGGGAGGGGCGATTACTGGAGGAAGTCTTCAAAAGAGAAGCAGCAATATAATAGGCAGAAAAAGAGAAATAGAAGAAACTTTAGTTAAAATAGAAAATACAAAAGAAACTCTACAGGTTCTAAATGAAGATATAAGAAAGGTTAAGTCTGACAAGGAAAAACTTCATTACCAAAATGAAGATTTCAAGGAGAAAATATATTCAGAGAATATAGAACTTACTAAATTACATCAGCAAAATGATACCATAGAGGGAGAAACTGAAAAATTAATAGAAAGTAGAGAAACAGCCAATAGAGAAATAAAAATGCTTTATAAGAATAAAGAAACTAACTTAAATGAATTACAGGAAGAAGAGGAAAAATTAAAAGAGTATTCTAAGGAAGAAGTTAAAAATGATGATTATATTTTAAAAATGGAAGAGGAATTAAAAGAAGCTAGAAAGCATATTACAGATTTGAAAGAAAGTCTTACCAGTTTAAAAGTAGAAAGGGCTCAGATTAGTGAAAATATTTTAAGTGGTGAGAGAGAATTGTCAAGATTGCATCAGGAAATAAAATCCATGGATGTTAAAAATAGATCTATAGTCGAGGAAATCAAACTTTCTGAAGAAATTATACATAAGAATAAACTTAATATGTATTCAAATGAAAAAGAAGTAAAAGATTTAAAGCAATATATGGAAAAACTACAGGAAAATATAGAAGAAAGTCATGTAAAAACTATTGAACTAAAACAAAAAATAAATGATAGTAACGAGAAAGTAGATAATTTAACACTTATAATAAATAAAAAAGAAACATCTCTTCATAAAATACAGCTTGAACTTACAAAATTGAATTCTCAAAAAGACAATATATATTCGAGATTAAAAGAAGATATGAATATTACCTGTGATGGGGATATAGAGTACGATGTCCAAATAGAAAATTTAGAAGAATATAAAGGCAAAATAGTACATTTAAAAAGCAGTATTTCTAAGCTTGGAGTTGTGAACCTAGGGGCAATAGAAGAATATAAAAATTTACAGGAAAAAATAATTTTCTTAAGTTCTCAAAAAGAAGACTTGATAAAATCAAAACAAGAATTAAAAAAAGTAATAGATGCAATGACAGAAAAAATGAAGGGCGTATTTAAAGAAAATTTTGTTAAGTTAAAGAAAAATTTTAATGATACATTTAGAGAATTATTCAAAGGAGGAAGTGCCGATTTGGTACTTACTAAGGGAGATGAGCTTACTGGGAATATAGATATAACAGTACAACCTCCAGGTAAAAAACTTCAAAATATAAATCTTATGTCCGGAGGAGAAAAGGGATTATCTGCCATAGCTCTTTTATTTGCTATGCTGAAGATTAAGCCTACTCCTTTTTGTATATTGGATGAAATAGAGGCATCATTAGATGATGCCAATGTATTACGGTATGCAGAATTTCTTAGGAAGTTTTCAAGGGACACCCAATTTATTGTAATAACTCACAGGAAAGGAACTATGGAGGTAAGTGACGTTTTATATGGTGTTACTATGGAAGAAAAAGGAGTTTCAAAAATAATTTCTCTAAAATTATGA
- the ftsY gene encoding signal recognition particle-docking protein FtsY: MFKGFFDKLKNGLEKTKNNFTEKITDLLSKAVNIDEELYEELEEILITCDIGVETTLYIIENLKKKIKEEKIKDPSLLSNSLKEVIMDILGDEENSIEPSNTPEIILVIGVNGVGKTTSIGKICCRLKDEGYKVIMAAADTFRAAAIEQLEIWSERAGVDIIKHQAGSDPAAVIFDAIQASKARKADVLVCDTAGRLHNKKNLMEELAKINRVIDREYKEAYRQTFLVLDATTGQNALQQAKQFMEVCPIDGIVLTKLDGTAKGGIVISIKHMLNIPVKLIGVGEGIYDLQEFKSREFIEALF; the protein is encoded by the coding sequence ATGTTTAAAGGATTTTTTGATAAATTAAAAAATGGACTTGAAAAAACTAAAAATAATTTCACAGAAAAGATAACGGATCTTTTAAGTAAGGCAGTTAATATTGACGAAGAACTTTATGAGGAATTAGAAGAGATACTTATAACCTGTGACATAGGAGTAGAAACTACACTGTATATTATAGAAAATTTAAAGAAAAAAATAAAAGAAGAAAAAATAAAAGATCCATCTCTTTTAAGTAATTCTTTAAAAGAGGTGATAATGGATATACTGGGGGACGAAGAAAACAGCATAGAACCTAGTAATACTCCGGAAATAATTCTTGTAATAGGCGTAAATGGCGTGGGAAAGACTACTTCTATAGGAAAGATATGCTGTAGGTTAAAAGATGAAGGATATAAGGTGATTATGGCTGCAGCAGATACCTTTAGGGCAGCAGCTATAGAACAGCTGGAAATATGGAGTGAGAGGGCAGGAGTGGATATAATAAAACATCAGGCAGGATCAGACCCTGCTGCAGTTATTTTTGATGCCATTCAAGCATCAAAAGCAAGAAAGGCAGATGTTCTAGTTTGTGATACTGCAGGTAGATTACATAACAAAAAAAATTTAATGGAGGAACTTGCAAAAATAAATAGAGTAATAGATAGAGAGTATAAAGAGGCATATAGGCAAACCTTTCTTGTATTAGATGCTACAACGGGGCAAAATGCCCTGCAGCAGGCTAAACAATTTATGGAAGTTTGTCCCATAGATGGCATAGTACTTACCAAATTAGATGGAACTGCTAAAGGAGGTATAGTTATATCGATAAAGCATATGTTAAATATACCGGTAAAATTAATAGGAGTGGGAGAAGGTATATATGATTTACAGGAATTTAAAAGCAGGGAATTTATAGAGGCATTATTCTAG
- a CDS encoding putative DNA-binding protein, whose product MEERVRLSILLDIYGELLTEKQRNVLDLYYNQDLSLAEIAEHTSTSRQAVYDIIKRCHMLLVHYEDKLNLMEEKKYIEENKKGIIDFIDSLYSDKNTEVLDKIKNYIMNNI is encoded by the coding sequence ATGGAAGAGAGAGTACGGCTTTCCATATTACTTGATATATATGGAGAGCTCTTAACGGAAAAACAGAGAAATGTTTTGGATCTTTATTATAATCAGGATCTGTCTCTGGCAGAAATAGCCGAACATACCAGTACCAGTAGGCAGGCAGTGTATGATATTATAAAAAGATGCCATATGCTTTTAGTACACTATGAAGATAAATTAAATTTGATGGAAGAAAAAAAATATATAGAAGAGAATAAAAAAGGCATTATCGACTTTATAGACTCACTGTACTCTGATAAAAATACTGAAGTATTAGATAAAATAAAAAACTATATAATGAATAATATTTGA
- the ffh gene encoding signal recognition particle protein: MAFEGLASKLQETLKKLRGKGKLSEKDIKDAMREVKLALLEADVNYKVVRNFVKSVSEKCLGEEVLKSLTPAQQVIKIVNEELTSLMGNSESSIEYSSDGLTIIMLVGLQGSGKTTMCGKLALQLRKKNKKPLLVACDIYRPAAIKQLQIVGKQIDIPVFSMGDKVEAVDICKGAVTYAKDNKLNVIIIDTAGRLQIDEELMDELKQIKENINPQEILLVVDSMTGQDAVNVASSFNEQLNINGVVLTKLDGDTRGGAALSIRAITGKPIKFVGMGEKMNDLEVFYPDRMASRILGMGDVLSLIEKAQQSIDEEEAKKLGDRMLNKEFNFEDFLALMAQTKKLGPISKLIEMVPGVNMKELKGVDLSRGEKEMVKIEAIINSMTLKERRKPSIVSGSSSRKKRIAAGSGTNIQTVNKLLKDFEKIKKTMKQFNGMKKGFKKGAFGKFPF, from the coding sequence ATGGCTTTTGAAGGATTAGCGTCTAAGCTTCAGGAAACTTTAAAAAAGCTTAGAGGCAAAGGCAAACTTTCTGAAAAAGATATAAAAGATGCTATGAGGGAAGTAAAACTAGCACTTTTAGAGGCGGATGTTAACTATAAAGTAGTAAGAAATTTTGTTAAAAGTGTTAGTGAAAAATGTTTAGGAGAAGAGGTGCTAAAAAGCCTTACTCCTGCACAGCAGGTTATAAAAATAGTAAATGAAGAACTTACCTCTTTAATGGGTAACAGCGAAAGTTCTATTGAATATTCTTCTGATGGGTTAACTATTATAATGCTAGTGGGACTTCAAGGATCAGGAAAAACCACCATGTGTGGAAAATTGGCACTACAGCTTAGAAAAAAGAATAAAAAACCTCTTTTGGTAGCCTGTGATATATATAGGCCTGCAGCAATAAAACAGCTGCAGATAGTTGGAAAACAAATTGATATACCTGTATTTTCCATGGGTGATAAGGTAGAGGCTGTAGACATATGTAAAGGTGCAGTGACTTATGCTAAAGATAATAAGTTAAATGTAATCATAATAGATACTGCAGGTAGACTTCAAATAGATGAAGAATTGATGGATGAACTGAAACAGATAAAAGAAAATATAAATCCACAGGAAATACTTTTGGTAGTGGATTCTATGACTGGACAGGATGCTGTTAATGTGGCATCTAGTTTTAATGAACAGCTTAATATAAATGGAGTTGTACTTACAAAATTAGATGGAGATACAAGGGGAGGAGCAGCTCTCTCCATAAGAGCTATTACAGGCAAACCTATAAAATTTGTAGGCATGGGAGAGAAAATGAATGATCTTGAAGTATTCTATCCAGATAGAATGGCTTCCAGAATACTAGGTATGGGAGATGTACTTTCACTTATAGAAAAAGCACAACAGTCAATTGATGAGGAAGAGGCCAAGAAGTTAGGAGACAGGATGCTGAATAAGGAGTTTAATTTTGAAGACTTTTTAGCTCTAATGGCTCAAACTAAAAAACTAGGGCCCATAAGTAAACTTATAGAAATGGTTCCAGGAGTAAATATGAAGGAATTAAAAGGAGTAGATCTTTCTCGGGGAGAAAAAGAGATGGTAAAGATTGAAGCCATAATTAATTCTATGACCTTAAAAGAGAGAAGGAAACCTTCCATTGTAAGTGGCTCTTCTTCGCGAAAGAAAAGAATAGCCGCGGGTTCTGGTACTAACATACAGACAGTAAATAAACTTCTTAAAGATTTTGAAAAGATTAAAAAAACAATGAAACAATTTAATGGTATGAAAAAAGGCTTTAAAAAGGGAGCATTTGGTAAATTTCCTTTTTAA
- the rpsP gene encoding 30S ribosomal protein S16 — translation MAVKIRLRRMGAKKAPFYRIVVADSRSPRDGRFVEEIGYYNPVTEPTIIKFDEEKAVKWIKNGAQPTDVVKKLFDKAGLKDKLGK, via the coding sequence ATGGCAGTAAAAATAAGATTAAGAAGAATGGGTGCTAAGAAAGCTCCGTTTTATAGAATTGTTGTAGCGGATTCAAGATCCCCAAGAGATGGCAGATTCGTGGAAGAAATAGGATATTATAATCCTGTAACTGAGCCTACTATCATTAAATTTGACGAAGAAAAAGCTGTAAAATGGATAAAAAATGGTGCTCAACCAACAGACGTTGTAAAGAAGCTTTTTGATAAGGCAGGTCTAAAGGATAAACTTGGTAAGTAA
- a CDS encoding KH domain-containing protein, whose protein sequence is MKELVEIIAKSLVDNPDMVQVNEISGEQSIILELKVAPEDMGKVIGKQGRIAKAIRTVVKAAAIKENKRVVVEII, encoded by the coding sequence ATGAAAGAATTAGTGGAGATTATTGCTAAATCACTAGTGGATAACCCAGATATGGTTCAAGTAAATGAAATTTCAGGTGAGCAATCTATAATTCTTGAATTAAAAGTTGCACCAGAGGATATGGGAAAAGTAATAGGAAAGCAGGGAAGAATAGCTAAGGCTATAAGAACTGTAGTAAAAGCTGCGGCTATAAAAGAGAATAAAAGAGTGGTTGTAGAGATAATATAG
- the rimM gene encoding ribosome maturation factor RimM (Essential for efficient processing of 16S rRNA), which produces MKDFITVGQIINTHGLKGELKVYPLTDDINRFKELKSVYVEGILKSITGCKLQSKKVILKIEGIDSIEKALEYKGKYLEVSREDAVKLEEGRYFIVDIVGCRVIDEEGVFYGKISEVIHTHHNDVYWIKGDNELLIPAIEDVVLKVDVEKQEIIIKPVETWM; this is translated from the coding sequence ATGAAAGATTTTATAACGGTAGGACAAATAATAAATACTCATGGACTAAAAGGAGAACTAAAAGTATACCCTTTAACCGATGATATTAATAGATTTAAGGAACTAAAATCTGTATATGTAGAAGGTATATTGAAAAGTATAACTGGATGTAAGCTGCAGTCTAAAAAGGTTATTCTTAAAATAGAAGGTATAGATTCCATAGAAAAAGCTCTGGAGTATAAGGGCAAATATTTAGAAGTATCTAGAGAAGATGCAGTTAAACTAGAAGAAGGAAGATATTTTATTGTTGATATAGTAGGATGTAGAGTAATAGATGAAGAAGGAGTTTTTTATGGAAAAATATCAGAGGTAATACATACACATCATAATGATGTTTACTGGATAAAAGGGGATAATGAACTTTTAATTCCAGCCATAGAGGACGTAGTTTTAAAAGTAGATGTAGAAAAACAGGAAATAATTATAAAGCCGGTGGAAACATGGATGTAA